CGCCGTTCCTGGCGGATCTGCGACAGGCGCTCGGGGGCGATGGTGAGGCCGAAGAGCTTGTTGCGGTAGCGGTGCAGCTCTCCCGGTAGCTTGTTGCGTTCGAAGTCTTCCGGGATCAGCGGGTAGTTGGCCGCCTTGACGCCGAACTGCATCGCCAGGTACAGGCTGGTGGGCGTCTTGCCCGAGCGCGACACGCCGACCAGGATGACGTCGGCTTCGGCCAGTTCGCCGTCGCTGGAGATGCCGTCGTCGTGGGCCATGGCGAAGTTGATTGCCTCGATGCGGTGCTTGTAGTTGATGCTGTCGGCGATGCCGTGGAAGCGGCCGACGGCGTGGGTGGAGCGTTCGCCCAGTTCGGTTTCGAGCGGACCGATGAAGCGTTCGAAGAGGTCGAGGAACAGGGCGTCGGCTTGATGCAGTGCAGCAATGCTGTCTTCGTTGACCAGGGTGCTGAACACGATTGGGCGCACGCCGTCTTCGGCCGCGGCCTCGCGGATCTGACTGGCGCACTCGATCGCCTTGTCGAGATTGTCCACGAAAGGGGCACGGATCTGCTTGAATCTGCGCTCGGGAAACTGGGCGAGCAGGCTGTGGCCAAGGGTTTCCGCGGTGATGCCGGTGCCGTCGGAGACGAAGAAGATGGTGCGCGGGCGAATGTCGCTCATGGTGTCTGTCCTGTGGCTGGGGCATCCGGTTTGCTGCGGCATTGGGGCAAACCCTGCAGTGCGGCGCAGCACAAAAAAACGTTAGAATTGCATTTTGCTTTCTATCCAAAATTTTCGGAAGGCCACCCATGACCCGTTACGTGATCCCCTTCAACGAACTGCGCATGACCGACGTCGAACAGGTCGGCGGCAAGAATGCCTCGCTGGGCGAGATGATCAGCCAGCTGCCTGCCAGCGTTCGGGTTCCGGGTGGTTTCGCGACTACGGCCGAGGCCTACCGGGAGTTCCTCGCCCACGGCGGCCTTGCCGATCGTATCAACTCCGCGCTCGACGCGCTCGACGTCGATGACGTCGATGCGCTTGCGAAAACTGGCGCACAGATCCGCCAGTGGATTGTCGAGCTGCCGTTCCCGGCGAAGCTCGAAGCCGAGATCAAGGCCGCCTACGAGGCGATCACCGCCGAAGGCGAGGGCAGCTTCGCGGTGCGCTCGTCAGCGACTGCGGAAGACCTGCCGGATGCCTCCTTCGCCGGCCAGCAGGAGACCTTCCTCAATATCCACGGCTACGAGAACATCCTGCACGCGATGAAGGAAGTGTTCGCGTCGCTGTACAACGACCGCGCGATCGCCTACCGCGTGCACAAGAACTTCGCCCATGCCGAGGTCGCGCTGTCGGCCGGCGTGCAGCGCATGGTGCGTTCCGACACCGGGGCCTCGGGGGTGATGTTCTCGATCGACACCGAATCCGGTTTCGACCAGGTGGTGTTCATCACCGCCTCCTACGGTCTGGGCGAGACCGTGGTGCAAGGGGCGGTGAACCCGGACGAGTTCTACGTGCACAAGCCCACGCTGGCGCTCGCCAAGCCGGCGATCATCCGCCGCAACCTGGGCTCGAAGCTGATCAAGATGGTGTTCACCGACAAGGCCGTGGCCGGCAAGTCGGTGCGCACCGTGGATGTGCCCGAAGCCGATCGCAACCGCTTCTCGCTCACCGACGCCGATGTGCTCGAACTTGCCCGCTACGCCGTGATCATCGAGCAGCACTACGGCCGGCCGATGGACATCGAGTGGGGCAAGGACGGCGATGACGGCAAGCTCTACATCCTGCAGGCGCGCCCGGAAACGGTGAAGAGCCAGGACAGCGGCCTGGTGATGGAGAAGTACCGCCTCAAGCAGTACGGCAAGGCGCTGACCCACGGCCGTGCGATCGGCCAGAAGATCGGCGCCGGTGTGGTCCGCGTCGTCGGCGACGCCTCCGAGATGAACCGTGTCCAGGCCGGCGACATCCTCGTCACCGACATGACCGACCCCAACTGGGAGCCGGTGATGAAGCGCGCCAGCGCGATCGTCACCAACCGCGGCGGGCGCACCTGCCACGCGGCGATCATCGCCCGCGAGCTCGGCATCCCGGCGATCGTCGGCTGCGGCAACGCCACCGAAGTGCTGCAGGAAGGCGAGTCGGTCACCGTGTCCTGCGCCGAGGGCGATACCGGCTACGTGTACCGGGGCAAGCTCGAGTTCGAGGTCATCACCACCGACATGGGCAACCTGCCCGAGATTCCGGTGAAGATCATGATGAACGTGGGCAATCCGGAGCTCGCCTTCGAGTTCGCGCAGATTCCCAACGGCGGCGTCGGCCTGGCGCGCCTGGAGTTCGTCATCAACAACATGATCGGCATCCACCCGAAGGCGATCCTCGACCTCGGCCAGGTGCCGGCCAGCCTGCGCGACGAGATCAACCGCCGCTCGCGCGGCTACGCCACGCCCAAGCAGTTCTTCATCGAGAAGCTGGTCGAGGGCGTCGCCACCATCGCCGCGGCCTTCTACCCGAAGCCGGTGATCGTGCGCATGTCCGACTTCAAGTCGAACGAGTACCGCAAGCTGCTCGGCGGCGAGATCTACGAGCCGGAAGAAGAAAACCCGATGCTCGGCTTCCGTGGCGCCTCGCGCTACATCGCCCACAGCTTCCGTGACTGCTTCGAAATGGAAGTGGCGGCGATGAAGAAGGTGAGGAACGAGCTCGGCCTCACCAACGTGCAGATCATGATCCCCTTCGTGCGCAACGTCGAAGAGGCGGCGGGCGTGGTCGAACTGCTGGCCGAGCATGGCCTCAAGCGCGGCGTGAACGACCTCAAGCTGATCATGATGTGCGAGATCCCGTCCAACGCGATCCTCGCCGAGCAGTTCCTGCAGCACTTCGACGGCTTCTCGATCGGCTCCAACGACCTCACCCAGCTCACCCTGGGGCTGGACCGCGACTCCGGCCTGGTGGCGCACGCCTTCGACGAGCGCGACCCGGCGGTGAAGCAGCTGCTGTCGATGTCGATCAAGGCGGCAAACCGTCTCGGCAAGTATGTCGGCATCTGCGGCCAGGGCCCGTCGGACCATGCGGATTTCGCCGAATGGCTGATGGACGAAGGCATCCAGACCATTTCGCTGAACCCCGACACAGTCGTCGACACCTGGCTCAAGCTCGCCGCGCACCGCCAGCAGTAAGGCCGGCCGCAGCGCTGCACATGAGGTCGCTGAACCGCCCTTCGGGGCGGTTTTTTCGTCTGCAGTGGCGATGATGCACCTGCCCGGAACAAGCGCATAATGTGCCCGTCCTGGAACGGGCTGGCTCATGATGAATGATGATCCGCGTGCGCAATCGGAAGAATCGTGCGGTGCTGCCAGCCGGGACAGGGGCGCGTTGCACGCCAAGATGCAGGCGCTCGACTGTCTCGCCACCCATTATGCGCTGCTCTCGGGGACGGCTTTTTACCAGGCAGTGTGCCGGCACCTGGCCGAAGCGCTCGAACTCGACAGGGTGTGCGTGGGGCGGCTCGAACCCGGCGGCGAGACCGTGGCGGTGGTTGCGGGCTGGGCCTTCGGCCAGCCGTTGGCGCCGTATTCCTACCGCCTGGAAGGTACGCCCTGTGCCGAGGTGGTCGGCTGGGCGACCTGCATCCATCCCGCGGGGGTGGCGTCGCGCTTTCCCGGTGACCCGGAACTGGCCGCGAACGGCATCGAGTCCTACTGCGGGGTGCCGCTTTTCGCCCGCGACGGCAGCGCGCTCGGCCTGATCGTGGGGCTGGGGCGTCGTCCGCTGCGCGATTGCGGATATGTCTGCGCCCTGATCGAAATCTTCGACGACCGGGTCAGCGCCGAAATGCAGCGCGAACGCGCCGAAGCGGCCCTGACCCGGCGCGTCGCCTTCGAGCGCCTGGTGTCGGGGGTGGCCTCCGAGCTCATCCTCGCCTGTCCGGAGCAGCTCGATGCGGTGCTCATCCAGGCCCTGGGCGAAATCGGCGAGTTCGCCGCCGCCGACCGCGTGTATGTGTTCCAGATGACGGCCGACGGTGGGGCGGTCGACAACACCCACGAGTGGTGCGCGCCGGGAATCGAGCCGCAGCGGGAGAGCCTGCAGGGCATCCCGTTCGACGACCGGCTGATGTTCAGCCGGCGCATGCGGCGCTTCGAGATCGTCGATATTCCGCGGGTCGAAGACCTTGCCGACGAGGACGGCCTCGATCGCAAGATCCTGGCGGCGCAGTCGATCCAGTCGCTGCTCGCGGTGCCGATGGCGGCCGAAGGGCGGCTCATCGGCTTCATCGGGCTGGATAGCGTTCGTACCCCGCGGGTCTGGTCGGACGAGGAAAAGACGCTGCTCACCCTCGCCGGCAACGCCATCACCGGAGTGCTCGAACGCAAGCGTGCGCACGACACCCTGCGCGACAGCGAGGCGCGCTACCGCCTGGTGGTGGAGAGCGTGAAGGAGGTCATCTTCCAGACCGATGCCGGTGGCTGCTGGACTTTTCTCAACAGCGCATGGGCGGACGTCACCGGTCATCGCGTAGGCATGACCCTGGGAACCCGCTTTCTTGATTACGTCCATCCCGACGACCGCGAGCAGCACCGTGCCTGGTTCGAGCGCCTGATCCGGCGTGAAATCCAGGCCTGCTGCCTGGTCGTGCGCTATTTGCGGATCGGGGGTGGGTTCTGCTGGGTTGAAGTCAATGCCCGTTCAATCGCCGACACGGGCGGCAGCATCGTCGGCATTTCGGGAACGCTGAACGACGTCACGGCGCAAAAGGAGCACGAGTCCCAGCTCGAGTACATCGCCCATTACGACGCACTGACCGGGCTGCCGAACCGGGTGCTGCTGCACGACCGGCTGCAGCGCAGCATGGTGCAGGCGCGGCGCCGCGGGCAGCAGCTGGCCGTGGCTTATATCGACCTGGATGGGTTCAAGGCGATCAACGACGTACACGGCCACCGCGTAGGAGACCAGCTGTTGACCGTTCTGGCCACGCGCATGAAAGCCGTGCTGCGCGAGGGCGACAGCGTTTCACGCCTGGGAGGCGATGAGTTCGTCGCGGTGCTGGTCGATCTTGCCGATCTCGAAGCCGGTCTGCACCTGATCCAGCGCTTGCTGTCGGCTGTGGCGCAGAGCGTTCCGGCAGGCGGCCAGGTGCTGAAAGTGTCTGCCAGCATCGGTCTGACGCTGTATCCGCAAAGTGAGGAGGTCGATGCCGACCAGCTGCTGCGCCAGGCCGATCTGGCGATGTACCAGGCCAAGCTTGCCGGCAAGAATCGCTACCACGTTTTCGATACGGTCCAGGACCGTTGCCAGCGCGGCCGCCACGAGAGCCTGGCGCGTATCCGCCAGGGACTGGAAGCCGGCGAGTTCATGCTCCTGTACCAGCCCAAGGTGAATATGCGCACCGGTGCGCTCAATGGCCTCGAAGCCCTGATCCGGTGGCGGCACCCCGAGCAGGGCGAACTGGAGCCGGCGTCCTTCCTGCCCGCGCTCGAGGACCATCCCCTGTCGGTCGAGCTGGGCGAATGGGTGATCAAGAACGCGCTGGAGCAGATCGGGCGCTGGAAACGGGCCGGCTTCGAAGTGCAGGTCAGCGTCAACATCAGCGCCCGCCATCTGCAGTCGCCGGATTTCATGGCGCGCCTGCAGTCGATGCTGATGGTCCATCCCGAACTGGAGGCGGGCAGCCTGGAGCTCGAGGTGCTCGAAACCAGCGCCCTCGAGAGCATGAGCCAGGTGTCGCGGATCGTCGAAGAGTGTGCCGGAATCGGCGTGTCGTTCGCCCTCGACGACTTCGGCACCGGGTATTCCTCGCTCGCCTACCTGAAGCGCTTGCCGGCGGCGAAGCTCAAGGTCGACCAGCTTTTCGTGCGCAACATGCTCGACGACCCCGATGATCTGGCCATCCTGGAAGCGATCCTGGGGCTGGCGCACGCATTCCGGCGCGAAGTGATCGCCGAAGGCGTGGAAAGCGTGCGGCACGGCAAGCTGTTGCTGCAACTGGGGTGCGAACTGGGGCAAGGCTACGGCATCAGCCGCCCGCTGGCCGGCGACGCGGTGCCCCTGTGGGCTGCGGCCTGGTCCCTGCCGGTCGCCTGGCGCGACCGCCACCCGGTGGAGCACGATTACGCCGCACTGCTGCGTGTCCAGGTGGAGCAGCGCGCGATGATGAACCGGCTTGCGGCGTGGGTCGCGGACGATTCCCGCAGTCCGCCGCCGCCGGTGTTCCGCGACGGGCGTCTGCTGCAGTGGCTGGAGTGCCTGCAGGTCGGAGCCGCGGGGCGGGGCGGACATGAAATCGCCGATCAGTACCGCCTGCTGTATGCCCGGGTCGGAGCGCTGTTCGAGTGCTACTGGAGGCAGGACCGTGCGGGGATGGTGCGCGCCCTCGATCTCGCCCGCAGACAGCTGCGCACGGTGCATGCGCGGATCCAGCGGCTGGTCGACGCACGCCGGGGAGGGGCGGAATGGGGACCGAACTGAATCGGTTCCGAACCGCACCGGCGCCTTGCGGCGCCGGTGCCGGAGAAGCACGCAGGCGGCGCTCAGGCGACGCTGACCGGGATCTTCCCGATCCGGGCCTGCCATTCGCGCGGGCCGGTGTTATGCACGCTGCTGCCCTGGGCGTCGACCGCCACCGTCACCGGCATGTCCTGCACGGTGAATTCGTAGATCGCTTCCATGCCGAGATCTTCGAAGCCGACCACCTTGGCTTCCTTGATCGCCTTCGACACCAGGTAGGCGGCGCCGCCGACCGCCATCAGGTAGGCCGAGCGGTTGTCCCTGATCGCCTCGATCGCGACCGGGCCGCGTTCGGACTTGCCGATCATCGAGATCAGCCCGG
The window above is part of the Thauera aromatica K172 genome. Proteins encoded here:
- the ppsR gene encoding posphoenolpyruvate synthetase regulatory kinase/phosphorylase PpsR, whose amino-acid sequence is MSDIRPRTIFFVSDGTGITAETLGHSLLAQFPERRFKQIRAPFVDNLDKAIECASQIREAAAEDGVRPIVFSTLVNEDSIAALHQADALFLDLFERFIGPLETELGERSTHAVGRFHGIADSINYKHRIEAINFAMAHDDGISSDGELAEADVILVGVSRSGKTPTSLYLAMQFGVKAANYPLIPEDFERNKLPGELHRYRNKLFGLTIAPERLSQIRQERRPNSRYAALDNCRYEIEAAHKLMRRENIRWLESTAKSIEEISATILQTIRLDRPGF
- the ppsA gene encoding phosphoenolpyruvate synthase, whose translation is MTRYVIPFNELRMTDVEQVGGKNASLGEMISQLPASVRVPGGFATTAEAYREFLAHGGLADRINSALDALDVDDVDALAKTGAQIRQWIVELPFPAKLEAEIKAAYEAITAEGEGSFAVRSSATAEDLPDASFAGQQETFLNIHGYENILHAMKEVFASLYNDRAIAYRVHKNFAHAEVALSAGVQRMVRSDTGASGVMFSIDTESGFDQVVFITASYGLGETVVQGAVNPDEFYVHKPTLALAKPAIIRRNLGSKLIKMVFTDKAVAGKSVRTVDVPEADRNRFSLTDADVLELARYAVIIEQHYGRPMDIEWGKDGDDGKLYILQARPETVKSQDSGLVMEKYRLKQYGKALTHGRAIGQKIGAGVVRVVGDASEMNRVQAGDILVTDMTDPNWEPVMKRASAIVTNRGGRTCHAAIIARELGIPAIVGCGNATEVLQEGESVTVSCAEGDTGYVYRGKLEFEVITTDMGNLPEIPVKIMMNVGNPELAFEFAQIPNGGVGLARLEFVINNMIGIHPKAILDLGQVPASLRDEINRRSRGYATPKQFFIEKLVEGVATIAAAFYPKPVIVRMSDFKSNEYRKLLGGEIYEPEEENPMLGFRGASRYIAHSFRDCFEMEVAAMKKVRNELGLTNVQIMIPFVRNVEEAAGVVELLAEHGLKRGVNDLKLIMMCEIPSNAILAEQFLQHFDGFSIGSNDLTQLTLGLDRDSGLVAHAFDERDPAVKQLLSMSIKAANRLGKYVGICGQGPSDHADFAEWLMDEGIQTISLNPDTVVDTWLKLAAHRQQ
- a CDS encoding putative bifunctional diguanylate cyclase/phosphodiesterase: MHAKMQALDCLATHYALLSGTAFYQAVCRHLAEALELDRVCVGRLEPGGETVAVVAGWAFGQPLAPYSYRLEGTPCAEVVGWATCIHPAGVASRFPGDPELAANGIESYCGVPLFARDGSALGLIVGLGRRPLRDCGYVCALIEIFDDRVSAEMQRERAEAALTRRVAFERLVSGVASELILACPEQLDAVLIQALGEIGEFAAADRVYVFQMTADGGAVDNTHEWCAPGIEPQRESLQGIPFDDRLMFSRRMRRFEIVDIPRVEDLADEDGLDRKILAAQSIQSLLAVPMAAEGRLIGFIGLDSVRTPRVWSDEEKTLLTLAGNAITGVLERKRAHDTLRDSEARYRLVVESVKEVIFQTDAGGCWTFLNSAWADVTGHRVGMTLGTRFLDYVHPDDREQHRAWFERLIRREIQACCLVVRYLRIGGGFCWVEVNARSIADTGGSIVGISGTLNDVTAQKEHESQLEYIAHYDALTGLPNRVLLHDRLQRSMVQARRRGQQLAVAYIDLDGFKAINDVHGHRVGDQLLTVLATRMKAVLREGDSVSRLGGDEFVAVLVDLADLEAGLHLIQRLLSAVAQSVPAGGQVLKVSASIGLTLYPQSEEVDADQLLRQADLAMYQAKLAGKNRYHVFDTVQDRCQRGRHESLARIRQGLEAGEFMLLYQPKVNMRTGALNGLEALIRWRHPEQGELEPASFLPALEDHPLSVELGEWVIKNALEQIGRWKRAGFEVQVSVNISARHLQSPDFMARLQSMLMVHPELEAGSLELEVLETSALESMSQVSRIVEECAGIGVSFALDDFGTGYSSLAYLKRLPAAKLKVDQLFVRNMLDDPDDLAILEAILGLAHAFRREVIAEGVESVRHGKLLLQLGCELGQGYGISRPLAGDAVPLWAAAWSLPVAWRDRHPVEHDYAALLRVQVEQRAMMNRLAAWVADDSRSPPPPVFRDGRLLQWLECLQVGAAGRGGHEIADQYRLLYARVGALFECYWRQDRAGMVRALDLARRQLRTVHARIQRLVDARRGGAEWGPN